The sequence AGCTCGCCGGACAGCGAGCCGACGCCGTGGTCGCGGATGCCGCAGGGAACGATGGTCCCGAAGAACGACAGGTCGGTCGCCACGTTCAGGGCAAAGCCGTGGCTGGTGATCCACCCCGACGACACGCGCACGCCGATCGCCCCCAGCTTGCGCCCGTCCACCCAGACGCCGGTCAGCCCCTCCTTGCGCCCGCCCCGCAGGCCGAAGTCGGCGAGGACGCCGATCAGCGCCTCCTCGATGTCGCGCAGATAGCGGTGAAGGTCCTGCCGGTCGGGCTTGAGGTCGAAAATGGGATAGCCCACCAGCTGCCCGGGACCGTGGTACGTCACGTCTCCCCCGCGTCCCGTCTCGAACAGCTCGATCCCCCGCTCGGCCCGCTCGTCGGCCGAGACGAGGACGTTCTCGTCGTGCGAGCCGCTGCCCAGCGTGATCACGTGCGGGTGCTCCAGCAGCAGCAGCGTGTCCGGAATCTCACCGGCCCGGCGCTGCTTCACCAGCTGCTCCTGCAGCGCCAGCGCGTCGCCGTAGGAGATCATCCCCAGGCGACGCACCTCCATCGGCCGACCGGAAACGGCGGAGGTATCGAAAGTCGTGCTCATGCCACACGCGTGAGGTGAACGGTCATCGTACTGATAATAATCATGATCATGATCCAGCGTCCATTCAGGGACTCCCGGAGAAGAAGTTTCCACCCGAAGTCAGAATCCTTTCCCTACTTTCGTTTCTTCCACTACTTTGGTTACTGTACTGGCGTCCGTATCCACAACCCGAGAAAAGAAATCCTCCATGGTTGCCGCCGTCGTGCTGATCCGCTCCGTTCCCGGCGACGTGCCCGCCCTGGCCCGCCGCATCGCGGGCATCGAGGGGGTGGCCGAGGTCTATTCCGTGTCGGGCGAGTACGACCTGATCGCCATCCTGCGCGTGGAGCAGTACGAGCGCATCGCCGAGATCGTCACCGAAGAGATCGCCCAGGTGTCGGGCATCGAGCGCACCAACACGCTCACCGCGTTCCGGGTGTACAGCAAGCAGGACCTGGAAGGCGCCTGGGGCATGTTCGACTGAGCCATCGCCCGCCGCGGGCTCCCTGCGCGCGGCGTTTCCCCATCCGGGGGTGCACGACCGTGCGCCCCGGCCCACGTCCTCCGCTTCCAGGGAGGCACCATGCGTTCGTCCCGCCGCCTTGCGCTCGCCGGCCTCGCCGCCGCCCTGTCGTTCGCCATCCCCGCGCCCGCGC comes from Longimicrobium sp. and encodes:
- the lipB gene encoding lipoyl(octanoyl) transferase LipB, which encodes MSTTFDTSAVSGRPMEVRRLGMISYGDALALQEQLVKQRRAGEIPDTLLLLEHPHVITLGSGSHDENVLVSADERAERGIELFETGRGGDVTYHGPGQLVGYPIFDLKPDRQDLHRYLRDIEEALIGVLADFGLRGGRKEGLTGVWVDGRKLGAIGVRVSSGWITSHGFALNVATDLSFFGTIVPCGIRDHGVGSLSGELGREVPMAEAEASAVRWFERIFGRTALETD
- a CDS encoding Lrp/AsnC ligand binding domain-containing protein, producing the protein MVAAVVLIRSVPGDVPALARRIAGIEGVAEVYSVSGEYDLIAILRVEQYERIAEIVTEEIAQVSGIERTNTLTAFRVYSKQDLEGAWGMFD